aaaatattcagTTTAGAAAGATAAGAGTACTGcttaaaaacaaatattaaaagaaaattgatgTGGATTTAGAAAACTTATGTGAAGCTAATGACTCTTAATTTTTGAagaaatcaatataatttatctgagttaatgtatattttatattataatacgTATTTTATACGAATAGCAGATTTCGATatcataattatattaaaaaaagatatgaaattgTTTAAGTTggatatatatattgaaaacatACACAAAGACATTTGCCACAAGAAGGTTTGCCATGAGTGCCAACAGGTCCGCAGAAGGCGGCCCAGCCGTATTTACTGCGCCATGTGAGGGGCATGTTGGCGTACCAAGTAGAGCAGTAGCCCTTTGCAGCCGGCAAGTCCCAACCAATAAGATGAGGGTGGTACATATGGTAGGTTGCCATTACGTTGCGCGCACTTTGTCCGCGCACCACCATTGCTGCCATCGCGCACCACAACAATGCAAAAATCAAGTGCCTTTTCGTAATTTTTCGATCCATTCTTTGATGTGCCCTATTTTgaaattttgttcttgttttaTGTGCTTTGAGTTGAAAATGTTACGTTGTGCTCACGTGCTGCTTCTATTTATAGCCAAAAACACAAAGCAAATTAAAAATACAAGCATGCTAGTAATCTttagtttataatttttaatttgcctTTTGGAATATGTGTATGTTAAGTGTGAACGATTCTAACCTTATATATTAAAGTAAACTAGCTATAGGTAGTATTGATCATCACCATGCCCACAAGATGATATAAAAGGGCAAAAGGCAAAAGAAACTGCAACATAGAAATAATCAAATTGACAATGGACATCTCTTATAATGTGGTAAGTGACAACTTAATGTTACTTTATCATATCATCTTCAATAGCTAGAACaaattgttaatatatatatatattattattattattattattattattactattattattaggcGACGTACATTTTTTATCTTCCAGTAATGCTAGGTAAACAAAAAAACAGCCAGAATTTactttatttagcattaattaattgttgcaacaattaatgaatgctaaataaggtaagttatagctgtttttggctgattttctttggttaccaaacatttccgttATCTAAAACATGAATCATTTAGAAATTAATGACAATGTATGTATAGATTCGATTGTTAGAagattattataatataattttattgtgatctaatcctaattactgataaattattaatgatttatatgtaataatatatttaagagtaaagtatcgtttttgtccccaacgtttggggtaaatcctatttgtgtctctaacatttaaatcgtcttatttgtatccctaacatttgtaaaagtgattcaatgttatcctgccgtcaattacacatcatgagtgctttagtttgagttttaaaaatctcttcttgaagttagaatacaaatgtctggcatagaatcgatgatctactccgaaaaaatAGCTCAttaaatgttgaaactaattcctacaatatttacataattcacttttctagggacataattgaatctaaacacaaatagtgggtataatattaaaa
The nucleotide sequence above comes from Arachis hypogaea cultivar Tifrunner unplaced genomic scaffold, arahy.Tifrunner.gnm2.J5K5 arahy.Tifrunner.gnm2.scaffold_314, whole genome shotgun sequence. Encoded proteins:
- the LOC112776911 gene encoding pro-hevein, whose product is MATYHMYHPHLIGWDLPAAKGYCSTWYANMPLTWRSKYGWAAFCGPVGTHGKPSCGKCLCVTNTATGDTKTVRIVDKCGHGGINLDVNVFREIDTDGVGYKKGHLNVDYHFVDCRDHYY